One window of the Pyrus communis chromosome 17, drPyrComm1.1, whole genome shotgun sequence genome contains the following:
- the LOC137722329 gene encoding importin beta-like SAD2, which yields MDLPSLAVILQAALSTNPDERKAAEQSLNQFQYTPQHLVRMLQIIVDSNCDMAVRQVGSIHFKNFIAKNWSPLDPDVQQKISQSDKDVVRDHILVFVTQVPPLLRVQLGECLKTIIHADYPEQWPRLLDWVTHNLQDQQVYGALFVLRILSRKYEFKSDEERTPVYRIVEETFPALLNIFNRLVQIPNPSLEVADLIKLICKIFWSSIYLEIPKQLFDANVFNAWMMLFLNILERPVPSEGQPSDPDLRKAWGWWKVKKWTVHILNRLFTRFGDLKIQQPENKAFAQMFQKNYAGKILECHLNLLNVIRTGGYLPDRVINLVLQYLSNSISKNSMYNLMQPRLNVLLFEIVFPLMCFNDNDLRLWDEDPHEYVRKGYDIIEDLYSPRTASMDFVSELVRKRGKENLHKFIQFIVEIFKRYDEAPVEYKPYRQKDGALLAIGSLCDKLKQTEPYKSELERMLVQHVFPEFSSPVGHLRAKAAWVAGQYAHISFSDSNNFRKALHSVVSGMRDPELPVRVDSVFALRSFVEACSDLNEIRPILPQLLDEFFKLMNEVENEDLVFTLETIVDKFGEEMAPYALGLCQNLAAAFWRCMNTAEADDDVDDPGALAAVGCLRAISTILESVSRLPHLFVQVEPTLLPIMRRMLTTDGQEVFEEVLEIVSYMTFFSPTISLDMWSLWPLMMEALAEWAIDFFPNILVPLDNYISRGTAQFLTCKEPDYQQSLWNMIAAIMADKNMEDGDIEPAPKLIQVVFQNCRGQVDQWVEPYLRITVERLRRSEKPYLKCLLIEVIADALYYNAALALSILQNLGVATEIFNLWFQMLQQVKKSGVRANFKREHDKKVCCLGLTSLMILPAEQLPGEALGRVFRAALDLLVAYKEQVAEAAKEEEPEDDDEMDGFPTDDDDEYGDGSDKEMGLDAEDGDEVDSVKLQKLAAQAKSFRPSDEYDSDSDDDFSDDEELQSPIDDVDPFIFFVDAVKAMQASDPLRVHSLMQTLDFQYQALANGVAQHAEQRRAEIEKEKMEKAAAATAS from the exons ATGGATCTTCCCAGCCTCGCTGTAATACTACAGGCTGCTCTCAGTACCAATCCCGATGAGCGGAAAGCCGCCGAGCAGAGCCTCAATCAG TTTCAGTATACACCACAGCATTTGGTGAGAATGTTGCAAATTATAGTGGACAGCAATTGTGACATGGCTGTGCGGCAAGTTGGCAGCATCCATTTCAAGAATTTCATTGCAAAGAACTGGTCACCTCTTGATCCTG ATGTGCAGCAGAAGATATCACAGAGTGATAAAGACGTGGTGAGGGATCACATTCTAGTCTTTGTCACACAGGTTCCCCCATTATTAAG GGTACAGCTAGGTGAGTGCCTGAAGACAATTATTCATGCTGATTACCCCGAGCAGTGGCCACGCCTTTTAGACTGGGTGACGCATAACTTACAAGATCAACAAGTCTATGGAGCTTTGTTTGTTTTGCGGATTCTGTCTAGAAAATATGA gttcaaatctgaTGAGGAGAGGACACCGGTTTATCGCATTGTTGAGGAAACATTCCCAGCTCTGCTAAATATATTCAACAGGCTTGTCCAAATTCCCAACCCATCACTGGAAGTGGCAGATTTGATCAAGCTTATCTGTAAAATTTTCTGGTCATCCATATAT CTGGAGATTCCAAAGCAACTATTTGATGCAAACGTGTTTAATGCTTGGATGATGCTTTTCTTAAACATATTGGAGAGACCTGTTCCTTCTGAAGGCCAGCCTTCAGATCCCGATCTTAGAAAAGCATGGGGGTGGTGGAAAGTGAAGAAATGGACTGTTCACATTTTGAATCGGCTGTTCACTCG GTTTGGAGATTTAAAAATTCAACAACCAGAAAACAAAGCATTTGCTCAAATGTTTCAGAAGAATTATGCAGGGAAGATTCTGGAGTGTCACTTAAATTTGTTGAATGTGATCCGAACTGGTGGCTACTTACCTGACAGAGTTATCAATCTTGTTCTTCAGTATTTAAGCAATAG TATCTCAAAGAATAGCATGTATAATCTGATGCAACCTCGACTTAATGTTCTTCTTTTCGAGATTGTTTTTCCCCTTATGTGTTTCAATGATAATGATCTAAGGCTTTGGGATGAAGACCCGCATGAATATGTGAGGAAGGGTTATG ATATCATTGAAGACTTATACAGTCCAAGGACAGCTTCCATGGATTTTGTGAGTGAGTTGGTTAGAAAACGTGGAAAGGAAAATCTTCAcaagttcattcaattcatTGTGGAGATTTTTAAGAG GTATGATGAAGCACCAGTGGAATATAAGCCATATCGACAGAAAGATGGTGCTCTTCTTGCTATTGGATCACTTTGCGACAAACTGAAACAAACTGAACCCTACAAGTCTGAACTTGAGCGTATGTTGGTGCAACATGTATTCCCCGAGTTTAGCAGTCCTGTTGGCCATCTTAGAGCTAAG GCAGCCTGGGTTGCGGGACAGTATGCTCATATTAGCTTCTCGGATTCGAACAATTTTCGTAAGGCATTGCATAGTGTTGTCTCGGGGATGCGAGATCCAGAACTTCCTGTTCGAGTTGACTCAGTATTTGCATTGCGCTCTTTTGTTGAAGCTTGCAGTG ATTTGAATGAGATTCGGCCAATTCTTCCGCAGCTTCTTGATG AGTTTTTCAAGCTCATGAATGAGGTTGAAAATGAGGATCTTGTCTTTACTCTGGAGACAATAGTGGACAAGTTCGGGGAGGAAATGGCACCTTATGCTCTTGGTCTGTGCCAAAATCTG GCAGCTGCATTTTGGAGGTGTATGAATACAGCTGAAGCTGATGATGATGTTGATGATCCTGGTGCTTTGGCAGCAGTTGGTTGTTTGCGTGCTATTAGCACCATTCTTGAGTCAGTGAGCCGGCTTCCTCACCTTTTCGTTCAAGTTGAACCAACTTTGCTTCCTATAATGCGCAGGATGTTGACAACTGATGGCCAAG AGGTTTTTGAAGAAGTGTTGGAAATTGTTTCATATATGACATTTTTCTCACCAACAATATCTTTAGATATGTGGAGTCTCTGGCCATTGATGATGGAAGCATTGGCAGAATGGGCTATTGATTTCTTTCCAA ATATTCTGGTTCCTTTGGATAACTACATATCCAGGGGGACAGCACAGTTCCTCACTTGTAAAGAACCAGACTACCAGCAAAGCCTTTGGAATATGATTGCAGCT ATCATGGCAGATAAAAATATGGAAGACGGTGATATTGAGCCTGCTCCAAAGCTCATTCAAGTAGTTTTTCAGAACTGCAGAGGGCAGGTTGATCAATGGGTTGAACCATACCTTAGAATTACAGTTGAGCGGTTACGCCGATCTGAGAAGCCGTACTTGAAATGCCTTCTCATTGAAGTT ATTGCGGATGCACTGTACTATAATGCAGCTTTGGCGCTCAGCATATTGCAGAACCTGGGTGTTGCAACAGAGATCTTTAATCTTTGGTTCCAGATGCTGCAACAGGTCAAGAAAAGTGGTGTGCGTGCAAATTTTAAGAG GGAGCATGACAAAAAAGTATGCTGTCTGGGTTTGACATCATTAATGATACTCCCAGCTGAACAGTTGCCTGGGGAGGCATTGGGCCGTGTTTTCAGGGCTGCCCTTGATCTCCTAGTTGCGTACAAGGAACAAGTTGCAG AAGCTGCAAAGGAGGAAGAACCAGAAGATGACGATGAAATGGATGGTTTCCcaactgatgatgatgatgaatatgGTGATGGATCTGACAAGGAAATGGGACTTGATGCCGAGGATGGTGATGAAGTTGATAGCGTTAAACTTCAAAAGTTAGCTGCACAG GCAAAGTCTTTCCGCCCTAGTGATGAATATGACTCAGACTCGGACGATGATTTCAGTGATGATGAGGAATTACAGTCACCAATTGATGATGTGGACCCTTTTATCTTTTTTGTTGATGCAGTCAAAG CCATGCAAGCATCAGATCCGTTGAGAGTTCACAGCCTTATGCAGACTCTGGACTTCCAGTATCAGGCTCTTGCAAATGGGGTTGCACAGCATGCTGAACAGAGGAGAGCAGAGATTGAAAAAGAGAAGATGGAGAAGGCAGCAGCTGCCACAGCTTCATGA
- the LOC137723606 gene encoding probable pectinesterase/pectinesterase inhibitor 35 — translation MFTILSSSNIGEDRSKTHTSFLSMFLIIQILLLSVEANQASSPSLFSKFSRAGPSKEANNIVSVCKHTPHQAACESIFISKTSNITTITKPPPQTLEGLFVHSVDFSIIKASLARALAYNLTISHRQTSHQTHSLGVINDCLELLEDSIDLLDNVILKYDSTKSAYSHADDDIQSWLSAALTNQETCLDSLESDKSMVDKGSMETSAQNINQFISNSLSLFMLTSRSPKQAQKKNPSNIVGGRRLLSDDFPSWLSGAERKLLEASVGDLEAHAVVALDGSGTHKSIGEALGLVASLAESGDGGRSVIHVKAGTYHEYIKIPTKQKNVMLIGDGLGTTIIVGDRNSDDGWTTFQSATVAAMGDGFIARDITFENNAGPSKHQAVALRVGADKSVIFRCSIVGYQDTLYTHSKRQFYRDTQIYGTVDFIFGNSAAVFQNCNIYARKPASTGLKNFVTAQGRTSPDQNTGISIHNCKISATSDLAPVKSNYETYLGRPWKQHSRTVIMQSYLDDSISRAGWSPWSGGFALNTLYYGEYSNYGPGASTLGRVRWPGYHASLTPVAAQAFTVGGFISGNLWLPSTGVSFDSGLIK, via the exons ATGTTTACAATACTGAGTTCCTCCAATATTGGAGAAGACAGAAGCAAAACACACACTTCCTTTCTAAGCATGTTCTTGATCATACAAATCTTGCTGCTATCAGTAGAAGCTAATCAGGCTTCTTCACCAtcccttttctccaaattctccaGAGCAGGACCATCCAAAGAAGCCAACAACATTGTATCTGTTTGCAAACATACCCCTCACCAAGCAGCTTGTGAATCCATTTTCATCTCCAAAACAAGTAATATTACTACAATTACTAAACCACCCCCTCAAACCCTTGAAGGCCTCTTTGTCCACTCAGTCGACTTCAGCATTATAAAGGCTAGTTTGGCTCGCGCTCTTGCCTATAATCTTACCATCTCCCATCGTCAAACCTCTCATCAAACACACTCACTTGGCGTTATCAACGACTGCCTTGAGCTGCTCGAGGACAGTATCGATTTACTCGATAATGTCATACTCAAATACGACAGTACCAAAAGCGCCTATAGCCATGCTGACGACGATATCCAAAGCTGGCTCAGTGCTGCTTTAACCAATCAAGAAACTTGTCTAGACAGCCTTGAGAGTGATAAGTCAATGGTAGACAAGGGCTCTATGGAGACTTCAGCTCAAAATATCAACCAATTCATAAGTAACTCTCTGTCACTTTTCATGCTCACTAGTAGGTCACCAAAGCAGGCCCAAAAGAAAAACCCTAGTAACATTGTCGGTGGCCGGAGGCTGTTGTCAGATGATTTTCCCAGTTGGCTGTCCGGCGCTGAGAGAAAGCTTCTAGAAGCTTCTGTGGGTGACTTAGAAGCACATGCTGTGGTGGCTTTGGATGGGAGTGGTACGCACAAGAGTATCGGCGAAGCACTTGGGTTGGTGGCCTCATTGGCTGAGAGTGGAGATGGCGGCAGGTCTGTAATTCATGTAAAAGCTGGGACTTATCATGAATATATTAAAATACCAACGAAGCAGAAAAACGTTATGTTAATTGGTGATGGTTTGGGGACGACGATTATTGTGGGCGATAGGAACTCTGATGATGGTTGGACCACTTTCCAGTCTGCCACAGTTG CTGCTATGGGAGACGGATTTATAGCTCGTGACATAACGTTTGAGAATAATGCCGGTCCATCAAAGCACCAAGCGGTTGCCCTCCGAGTCGGCGCTGACAAGTCAGTGATTTTCCGATGCTCCATCGTCGGCTACCAAGACACCCTCTACACTCACTCCAAGCGCCAGTTCTACAGAGACACCCAAATCTACGGAACAGTTGATTTCATATTTGGAAACTCAGCAGCAGTTTTCCAGAACTGCAACATTTACGCAAGAAAACCCGCTTCGACCGGTCTCAAAAACTTTGTCACAGCACAAGGCAGAACCAGCCCGGATCAGAACACTGGAATTTCGATTCACAACTGCAAAATTTCGGCTACTTCGGATCTTGCTCCGGTGAAATCCAATTACGAGACGTATCTTGGAAGGCCATGGAAGCAGCACTCAAGAACAGTTATCATGCAGTCTTACTTGGATGACTCAATTAGTAGGGCTGGTTGGTCACCTTGGTCAGGTGGGTTTGCTCTAAATACATTGTATTATGGTGAGTATTCAAATTATGGGCCTGGGGCTTCAACTTTGGGTCGGGTCCGGTGGCCGGGGTATCATGCGTCACTTACACCGGTTGCTGCACAAGCCTTCACTGTTGGTGGTTTCATCTCTGGGAACCTTTGGTTGCCTTCCACTGGGGTTTCTTTTGATTCGGGACTCATTAAATGA
- the LOC137722477 gene encoding UDP-glycosyltransferase 92A1-like, producing the protein MEGQDQEHIVMLPFMAQGHLIPFLQLARNLQQRKSLITVTVASTALNIDYLRTTIASNSSSQSDSNIRLAELSFCGTDHGLPPNGENTENLPLSKIGNLVAASTSLEAPARRLISDIIEKEGRPPLCIISDMYFGWAANLANCFGTAHVTFTTGGAYGTAALVSIWLNLPHRSTASDEFPVPGFPESYRFHISQLNPYLRAADGTDFGSRIFQPQLSLSTKSFGWLCSTVEEIEPVGLKILRNYLGRPVWSIGPLLPLEALNKSSTLALSVSRQRAGKEFGIPPEACLEWLDSQGSDSVVYVSFGSQNSISSNQMMELALGLEESGRPFIWVIRPPIGYDMKGEFRAEWLPEGFEDRMSKGKQGLVVHNWAPQLEILSHKSTGVFVSHCGWNSVMESLSQGVPMIGWPLASEQAFNSKMLAEEMGVSVELTRGSQSVIVGKEVKRLIDLVMEKSGKGGEMRKKAGDIGEQIRAAVRDQAEDRGSFIFEMDDFLGTILAARRKSALKNYSGITG; encoded by the coding sequence ATGGAAGGCCAAGACCAAGAGCACATTGTGATGCTGCCATTCATGGCTCAGGGCCATCTCATACCATTCCTGCAACTTGCAAGAAATCTCCAACAGAGAAAAAGCTTGATCACTGTCACCGTCGCAAGCACCGCCCTCAACATCGACTACCTCCGCACAACGATCGCCTCCAACTCAAGCTCCCAATCTGACTCCAACATCCGCTTGGCTGAGCTATCATTCTGCGGCACAGACCACGGCTTGCCCCCGAACGGCGAGAACACGGAGAACTTGCCTCTCAGCAAAATAGGAAACCTAGTTGCTGCATCAACGAGTCTTGAAGCTCCTGCTCGCCGCCTTATCTCGGATATCATCGAAAAGGAAGGCCGCCCGCCGCTTTGTATTATCTCTGACATGTACTTTGGATGGGCTGCTAATCTTGCAAACTGCTTTGGAACTGCGCATGTGACTTTCACCACAGGTGGTGCCTATGGCACTGCAGCTTTGGTGTCTATTTGGCTTAACCTCCCACACCGTTCTACAGCTTCGGATGAGTTCCCGGTGCCGGGGTTTCCTGAGAGTTACCGCTTCCATATATCTCAGCTGAATCCATACTTAAGAGCTGCAGATGGTACTGACTTCGGGTCAAGAATTTTTCAACCTCAGCTTTCGCTTTCTACCAAATCCTTTGGTTGGTTGTGTAGTACTGTTGAGGAGATTGAGCCAGTTGGATTGAAGATCTTGAGGAACTACCTGGGGCGTCCTGTATGGTCCATCGGACCACTTCTTCCTTTAGAAGCACTCAACAAATCATCTACGTTGGCCTTAAGTGTTTCAAGGCAACGCGCCGGAAAAGAGTTCGGCATACCTCCTGAAGCATGCCTCGAATGGCTTGACTCACAAGGTTCGGATTCGGTTGTTTACGTCTCATTTGGTTCTCAAAACAGTATAAGTTCAAACCAGATGATGGAATTAGctcttgggttggaagaaagTGGAAGGCCTTTTATTTGGGTAATAAGGCCTCCGATTGGATATGACATGAAGGGTGAGTTCCGAGCAGAGTGGTTGCCCGAGGGGTTCGAAGATCGAATGAGTAAAGGAAAACAAGGGTTGGTGGTGCACAATTGGGCACCCCAGTTGGAGATATTGTCACACAAGTCGACGGGTGTGTTTGTTAGCCACTGCGGATGGAATTCAGTGATGGAGAGCTTAAGCCAGGGGGTGCCAATGATAGGGTGGCCGTTGGCGTCCGAGCAGGCATTTAACTCGAAGATGTTGGCGGAGGAGATGGGCGTGAGCGTCGAACTTACAAGGGGATCACAGAGTGTTATTGTTGGGAAGGAGGTGAAGAGACTGATAGATTTGGTAATGGAGAAAAGTGGCAAAGGAGGAGAAATGAGGAAAAAAGCTGGTGATATTGGGGAGCAGATAAGAGCAGCAGTGAGGGATCAGGCAGAAGACAGGGGATCGTTTATTTTCGAAATGGATGATTTTCTTGGCACCATTTTAGCAGCTAGAAGAAAATCAGCGCTTAAAAATTACTCCGGGATAACGGGCTga
- the LOC137722478 gene encoding chitinase-like protein 1, producing MKISAAALVAVVALSVVLCASSDGDYSSTVAKVKIVRGKKLCDKGWECKGWSKYCCNLTISDYFQTYQFENLFSKRNTPVAHAVGFWDYQAFITAAALFEPLGFGTTGGKLMQMKEMAAFLGHVGSKTSCGYGVATGGPFAWGLCYNREMSPMQSYCDDYYKYIYPCSPGAEYYGRGALPIYWNYNYGAAGDALKADLLNHPEYIEQNATLAFQAAVWRWMTPIKKSQPSAHEAFVGDWKPTKNDTLSKRFPGFGTTMNILYGESVCGKGDIDAMNNIVSHYQYYLDLMGVGRDEAGPHDVLTCAEQVAFNPIQPAVTASS from the exons ATGAAGATCTCCGCTGCTGCattggtggcggtggtggcgcTGAGTGTTGTCCTGTGTGCCAGCAGCGACGGCGATTACTCGTCCACCGTCGCAAAAGTGAAGATCGTGAGGGGGAAGAAGCTGTGCGACAAAGGGTGGGAATGTAAAGGGTGGTCAAAGTACTGTTGCAATCTCACCATCTCCGATTACTTCCAGACTTACCAGTTTGAGAATCTGTTCTCCAAGAGAAACACGCCGGTGGCGCATGCCGTTGGGTTTTGGGATTACCAGGCGTTTATCACCGCCGCCGCGCTTTTCGAGCCTCTTGGGTTTGGGACCACCGGTGGGAAGCTTATGCAGATGAAGGAGATGGCCGCCTTTCTTGGACATGTCGGCAGCAAAACCTCTT GTGGTTACGGTGTGGCCACCGGAGGACCATTCGCTTGGGGGCTTTGCTACAACAGGGAAATGAGTCCCATGCAGTCATACTGTGATGACTATTACAAGTACATATATCCGTGCAGTCCTGGAGCTGAATACTATGGCCGTGGTGCTTTGCCTATCTACTG GAACTACAATTATGGTGCAGCTGGAGACGCTTTGAAGGCGGATCTGTTGAACCATCCAGAATACATTGAGCAGAATGCTACTCTTGCCTTCCAAGCTGCAGTATGGAGGTGGATGACCCCTATCAAGAAGTCACAACCCTCAGCCCACGAAGCATTTGTCGGAGACTGGAAGCCTACCAAGAACGATACATTGAGTAAGCGGTTTCCTGGATTTGGCACTACAATGAATATTCTTTATGGGGAATCAGTTTGTGGCAAGGGTGACATTGATGCCATGAACAACATCGTTTCACATTACCAGTACTACCTTGACCTTATGGGTGTCGGTCGAGACGAGGCAGGGCCTCATGACGTGTTAACTTGTGCCGAGCAGGTTGCATTTAACCCAATCCAGCCTGCTGTTACTGCATCATCTTGA